Proteins encoded together in one Impatiens glandulifera chromosome 1, dImpGla2.1, whole genome shotgun sequence window:
- the LOC124921883 gene encoding cytochrome b561 and DOMON domain-containing protein At2g04850, whose translation MIHIFHLNLSLFLAFHLSPPNMNMILQLILFILFSPAVVSGHCTTTKTFQKCMTLPSQQASIAWTFHPRNSTLELVFFGTFISPTGWVGWGINPTSPEMTGTRSLIAFPDPNSGQIVLLPYILDPTVKLQRNSLLSRPLDIHLLSSSATLYGGKMATIHDGASIRIYATLRLVPNKTKIHFVWNRGLYVQGYSPTIHPTTMNDLSSVLTVDVLSGTESNSHNNGETLKLIHGIMNGVSWGILLPVGAVTARYFRHMQAARPTWFYAHAGIQLTAFLLGAAGFGIGIRLGEMSPGVVYGFHRKLGFAALSLGGLQTLALLFRPKTTNKFRKYWKSYHHFVGYSCVIVGIVNVFQGLEVMGEGRSYVKLGYCLSLSTLIGICVALEVNSWVMFCRKAKEEKLRRQGIIDHHDKDSQSSKNNISSSILL comes from the coding sequence ATGATTCATATATTTCACCTAAATCTCTCTCTTTTTCTTGCATTCCATCTCTCTCCCCCAAATATGAATATGATTCTCCAACTAATTCTGTTCATTCTCTTTTCTCCGGCAGTGGTTTCCGGTCACTGCACCACCACCAAAACCTTCCAAAAATGCATGACTCTTCCTTCTCAGCAAGCCTCCATAGCTTGGACTTTTCACCCACGAAATTCCACTCTAGAACTTGTCTTCTTCGGCACTTTTATCTCTCCCACCGGTTGGGTTGGCTGGGGAATCAATCCCACCTCGCCGGAGATGACTGGCACCCGGTCCTTAATTGCCTTTCCCGACCCCAATTCCGGCCAGATCGTCCTCCTACCATACATTCTTGACCCAACTGTCAAGCTTCAAAGGAATTCTCTTCTCTCTCGTCCACTTGATATCCATCTTCTCTCATCTTCTGCCACACTTTACGGCGGTAAAATGGCCACCATTCACGACGGCGCCTCCATTAGAATATATGCTACCTTAAGGCTAGTACCCAATAAGACAAAAATCCATTTTGTCTGGAACAGAGGACTTTACGTCCAAGGCTATTCTCCAACCATTCATCCAACCACAATGAACGATCTTTCCTCAGTTTTGACCGTCGATGTTCTGTCGGGAACAGAGTCGAATTCCCACAACAATGGTGAAACGTTAAAATTAATTCACGGAATTATGAACGGCGTCTCTTGGGGGATACTGTTGCCGGTGGGGGCTGTCACGGCAAGATATTTCCGGCATATGCAGGCGGCGAGACCAACCTGGTTTTACGCCCACGCCGGAATTCAATTGACGGCGTTCTTACTCGGCGCGGCAGGGTTCGGCATTGGAATACGGCTGGGAGAAATGTCGCCGGGAGTAGTTTATGGGTTTCATAGGAAACTAGGATTTGCGGCGTTGTCACTAGGTGGGCTACAGACATTGGCGCTGCTATTTCGGCCGAAGACGACGAACAAATTCAGGAAATACTGGAAATCGTATCACCATTTTGTGGGGTATAGTTGTGTGATTGTAGGAATTGTGAACGTGTTTCAAGGATTGGAGGTGATGGGTGAAGGGAGATCATATGTGAAATTGGGTTATTGCCTGAGTTTGTCGACGTTGATCGGGATCTGCGTGGCGCTGGAGGTCAATTCGTGGGTGATGTTTTGCAGGAAAGCCAAAGAGGAGAAGTTGAGGAGACAGGGGATCATTGATCATCATGATAAAGACAGTCAATCCAGCAAGAACAACATCAGTAGTTCAATTCTTCTTTAG